A stretch of Sphingomonas sp. G-3-2-10 DNA encodes these proteins:
- a CDS encoding GAF domain-containing protein: MIDPYAADVAAVQRIPEVEAMLEDVCRATGMGFAAIARVTADRWIACQLLDKIEFGLKPGDELKIKTTICDEIRVSGQGVFIDHVGANDAWRTHHTPAMYGFESYISIPILLADGSFFGTLCAIDPSPREVSLRDLVPLFEKYAGEIAARLDAMRIEVRA, encoded by the coding sequence ATGATCGATCCATATGCCGCAGACGTCGCAGCGGTTCAGCGTATTCCCGAAGTCGAGGCGATGCTTGAGGATGTGTGCCGGGCGACCGGCATGGGCTTCGCCGCCATCGCGCGCGTGACCGCCGACCGGTGGATCGCATGTCAGCTGCTCGACAAGATCGAGTTCGGCCTGAAGCCGGGGGACGAGCTGAAGATCAAGACCACGATCTGCGACGAGATCCGTGTCAGCGGGCAGGGCGTGTTCATCGATCATGTCGGCGCCAATGACGCGTGGCGCACCCATCACACGCCGGCGATGTATGGCTTCGAAAGCTATATCTCGATCCCGATCCTGCTGGCCGATGGCAGCTTTTTCGGCACGCTGTGCGCGATCGATCCCTCGCCCCGCGAAGTCAGCCTGCGCGATCTGGTGCCGCTGTTCGAGAAATATGCCGGGGAGATCGCGGCCCGGCTCGACGCGATGCGGATCGAAGTCCGCGCCTAG